Proteins encoded within one genomic window of Gallaecimonas pentaromativorans:
- a CDS encoding SGNH/GDSL hydrolase family protein — MSHWVGAWGAAPAFENSEDFFRGTIRQNVQLSIGGDRVRIKIDNSLGKNSLEIGAATIALPGSRPGEITTSSLKKITFSGSHSIILKAGDSALSDPIVFHVNPLSEVQISLFIPRAVGLITTHPLARDTSYISSNNDQTTLASMSDIYTTHQRYFISRIDVDNSHASSLVVLGDSITDGKNSTSGKNSRWPDFLAKRLIKSGYNYGIVNSGIAGNRILHDLPVHQFGPSAISRLDRDVISVPNLSKVIFLEGINDIGLPKFLGLNDQDVTAEEIISGIKKIISKVHENNVKIYGSTLTPFYGAKFPGYFSKKAEEKRIKINHWIRTSRSFDGVIDFDLAIRDSLHPERIKEDFDSGDHLHPNDKGYKEMAYSIPLELFN; from the coding sequence ATGTCACATTGGGTTGGAGCCTGGGGAGCGGCCCCAGCCTTTGAAAACTCTGAGGATTTCTTTCGTGGGACAATTAGACAAAATGTTCAACTCTCAATTGGAGGTGATAGAGTTAGGATAAAAATTGATAATTCATTAGGCAAGAACTCTCTTGAAATTGGCGCCGCAACTATTGCCCTGCCAGGCAGCAGGCCTGGTGAAATAACAACCAGCTCTCTTAAAAAGATAACTTTTTCGGGAAGCCATTCAATTATATTAAAGGCTGGAGATAGTGCTTTAAGTGACCCTATTGTTTTTCATGTAAACCCACTCTCTGAAGTTCAAATATCTTTATTCATACCACGAGCTGTAGGCCTCATTACAACTCATCCTCTTGCCAGAGATACTAGCTATATATCATCAAACAACGATCAAACAACACTTGCGAGTATGTCTGACATATATACAACACATCAACGATATTTTATTTCGCGTATCGATGTCGATAATTCACATGCATCTTCGCTTGTTGTCCTAGGAGATTCTATAACTGATGGTAAGAATTCAACATCTGGAAAAAATTCAAGATGGCCTGATTTCCTAGCTAAACGACTTATAAAAAGTGGATACAACTATGGTATAGTTAACTCCGGGATTGCTGGTAATCGAATCCTACATGACCTTCCCGTTCATCAGTTTGGTCCATCCGCGATATCTAGGCTAGACCGGGATGTAATATCAGTTCCTAACCTATCAAAAGTTATTTTCCTGGAAGGAATAAATGACATTGGACTACCAAAATTCTTGGGGTTAAATGATCAAGATGTCACAGCAGAAGAAATCATCTCTGGAATAAAAAAAATAATTAGTAAAGTTCATGAAAACAATGTAAAAATATACGGTTCAACACTAACTCCATTTTATGGGGCAAAGTTCCCAGGATATTTTTCCAAAAAAGCCGAGGAGAAAAGAATAAAAATAAACCATTGGATTAGAACAAGTAGGTCGTTTGATGGCGTGATAGACTTTGATTTGGCAATACGAGATTCATTGCATCCTGAAAGAATAAAAGAGGATTTTGATAGTGGTGATCATTTACATCCAAACGATAAAGGCTATAAAGAGATGGCATATTCGATTCCATTAGAATTATTTAATTAA
- a CDS encoding NAD-dependent epimerase/dehydratase family protein: protein MQTILGASGQIGQELAKALKADFTEQIRLVSRRPQQVNGSDQLLSADLLDASQTMDAVAGSEVVYLTAGLPMDTALWQAQWPLIMENVINACAAHKAKLVFFDNTYMYPQTSAPQTEETPFVPYGAKGRVRGEIASMLLDAMAKGRVQALICRAPEFYGPGKTQSITNATVINPLKAGKAAKVFLRDDTLRSLIYTPDASRAMALLGNTPDAFGQTWHLPCDDNRLTYRQFVTLAAKVLGAAPRYKVLKAWQLKLAGLFSQTLRDAAELLPRYQVDNLFVSDKFKARFPDFKVTSFEEGLRAI, encoded by the coding sequence ATGCAAACCATACTGGGTGCCAGTGGGCAAATCGGCCAAGAACTGGCAAAGGCGCTAAAAGCGGACTTTACCGAGCAAATCCGCCTGGTCAGCCGCCGGCCGCAACAGGTTAACGGCAGCGACCAGCTGCTGAGCGCCGATCTGTTGGACGCCAGCCAGACCATGGACGCCGTCGCCGGCTCAGAGGTGGTCTACCTCACCGCCGGCCTGCCCATGGACACGGCGCTCTGGCAGGCCCAGTGGCCGCTTATCATGGAAAACGTCATCAACGCCTGCGCCGCCCATAAGGCCAAGCTGGTGTTCTTCGACAACACCTATATGTATCCCCAGACCAGTGCCCCCCAGACCGAAGAGACTCCCTTTGTGCCTTATGGCGCCAAGGGCCGGGTGCGGGGCGAGATTGCCAGTATGCTGCTTGACGCCATGGCAAAGGGCCGGGTGCAGGCCCTTATTTGCCGGGCCCCGGAATTTTACGGGCCGGGCAAGACCCAGAGCATCACCAACGCCACCGTCATCAACCCCTTGAAGGCCGGCAAAGCCGCCAAGGTGTTCCTGCGCGACGACACCCTTAGAAGCCTTATCTACACCCCCGATGCCAGCCGGGCCATGGCGCTGTTGGGCAACACCCCGGACGCCTTCGGCCAGACCTGGCACCTGCCTTGCGACGACAACCGCCTTACCTACCGCCAGTTTGTGACCCTGGCCGCCAAGGTGCTGGGGGCGGCCCCCCGCTACAAGGTGCTTAAGGCCTGGCAGCTCAAACTGGCCGGGCTGTTCAGCCAAACCTTGCGGGATGCGGCAGAACTCTTGCCCCGCTACCAGGTGGATAACCTTTTTGTATCGGACAAGTTCAAAGCGCGCTTTCCCGACTTTAAGGTCACGTCTTTTGAAGAAGGGCTCAGGGCTATATAG